From one Nonomuraea polychroma genomic stretch:
- a CDS encoding thiolase C-terminal domain-containing protein — translation MLDFRDVTAIAGVGYTPFTKDSGASTLTLACRAVLAALEDAGLTADDVDGLATHRVGDSAPPALVGPALGLTDLAWHLDQFGGGSVSHAVVGQAALAVAAGMAETVVCYRAINARSEFRMGGTGRGVPASPEVQYQAPYGYVAPPQQYAMYARAHMLKYGTKAEHFGQLAVTQRANAAKNPRALMRTPITMDDYLASRWIAEPFRLLDCCLETDGACAVVVTTAERARSLRRPPVLISAAAWGGGTSHLSGPAADPTVTAAAALAPRLYAQAGLGPAEIDVAELYDCFTYSVIVQLEDYGFCAKGEGGPYVASGATALDGPLPVNTHGGFLSEGYVHGVNHIAEAVSQLRGDAGDRQVPGAEVALSTAQPGYILPATSALILRRS, via the coding sequence TTGCTTGATTTTCGGGACGTGACCGCGATCGCCGGCGTCGGATACACCCCCTTCACCAAGGACTCCGGGGCCAGCACTCTGACGCTGGCCTGCCGCGCCGTGCTGGCCGCCCTGGAGGACGCCGGGCTGACGGCGGACGACGTGGACGGCCTGGCCACGCACCGCGTCGGCGACTCGGCGCCGCCCGCCTTGGTCGGACCGGCGCTGGGGCTGACGGACCTGGCCTGGCATCTGGACCAGTTCGGCGGCGGCAGCGTCTCCCACGCCGTGGTCGGCCAGGCCGCGCTGGCGGTGGCGGCCGGGATGGCCGAGACGGTCGTCTGCTACCGGGCCATCAACGCCCGCTCCGAGTTCCGCATGGGCGGCACCGGGCGGGGTGTGCCGGCGAGCCCGGAGGTGCAGTACCAGGCGCCGTACGGATATGTCGCACCGCCGCAGCAGTACGCCATGTATGCCCGCGCCCACATGCTGAAATATGGCACCAAAGCCGAGCACTTCGGGCAGTTGGCCGTCACGCAGCGCGCCAATGCCGCCAAGAACCCGCGGGCGCTCATGCGTACCCCCATCACGATGGACGACTACCTGGCCAGCCGGTGGATCGCCGAGCCCTTCCGCCTCCTGGACTGCTGCCTGGAGACCGACGGGGCCTGCGCCGTGGTCGTCACCACCGCGGAACGTGCCCGCTCGTTGCGCCGCCCGCCGGTCCTGATCTCGGCCGCGGCCTGGGGTGGCGGCACGTCGCACCTGTCGGGCCCCGCCGCCGACCCCACGGTGACCGCGGCCGCCGCGCTCGCCCCGCGCCTGTACGCCCAGGCCGGGCTCGGGCCCGCGGAGATCGACGTGGCCGAGCTCTACGACTGCTTCACGTACTCGGTGATCGTGCAACTGGAGGACTACGGGTTCTGCGCCAAAGGAGAGGGCGGCCCGTACGTGGCCTCGGGCGCCACGGCGCTGGACGGCCCGCTGCCGGTCAACACCCACGGCGGTTTCCTGTCGGAGGGCTACGTCCACGGCGTCAACCACATTGCGGAGGCGGTGTCCCAGCTCAGGGGCGACGCGGGGGACCGCCAGGTGCCCGGCGCGGAGGTGGCGTTGTCCACGGCCCAGCCCGGCTACATCCTGCCCGCCACCTCCGCCCTGATCCTCAGGAGGTCCTGA
- a CDS encoding Zn-ribbon domain-containing OB-fold protein, translating to MPYRPEPDRDSREWWQRIATREFVVQRCDTCGTTRFPARAFCPACRTEAWHWQEVEPEGRVESWIVNHQAFMPGAREPYVVVMVRLAAVPGCLVYGNWDGERPPEAGERVRASYNRIDDTLTLVNWAPAAG from the coding sequence ATGCCCTACCGGCCCGAGCCCGACCGGGACTCCCGGGAGTGGTGGCAGCGGATCGCGACGCGCGAGTTCGTCGTGCAGCGGTGCGACACGTGCGGCACGACCCGTTTCCCGGCCAGGGCGTTCTGTCCGGCGTGCCGGACTGAGGCGTGGCACTGGCAGGAGGTGGAGCCCGAGGGGCGGGTCGAGAGCTGGATCGTCAACCACCAGGCGTTCATGCCGGGCGCCCGGGAGCCGTACGTGGTCGTCATGGTGCGGCTGGCGGCGGTGCCCGGCTGTCTCGTGTACGGCAACTGGGACGGCGAGCGACCCCCGGAGGCGGGTGAGCGGGTGCGGGCGTCCTACAACCGGATCGACGACACGCTGACACTGGTGAACTGGGCTCCGGCCGCCGGGTGA
- a CDS encoding GntR family transcriptional regulator yields the protein MARSVLYQQVAAELRRAIYSGVLGPGAQLPTEAQLMEDHGVSRNTVRLALGELVNEGLVTRTPRRGTVVRDRRPLLIYPQRELEPQPRGELREAFAYAVAQEGRAPSQYIEVLTVSPVEEIASRLELADGELAVVRRRLRFVDGQPYNTNDSYFPRDLVADSEIARPGDIARGANRVLEELGHAQVRVVDDIWARMPNQEEAERLQLELGTPVMVYVRVGFDGADMPVRVAVSVLPADKHLIRYELDRR from the coding sequence GTGGCAAGGTCGGTGCTGTATCAGCAGGTGGCTGCGGAATTGCGTCGCGCCATCTACTCGGGTGTCCTCGGCCCCGGGGCGCAGCTGCCGACCGAGGCGCAGCTCATGGAAGACCATGGGGTGAGCAGAAACACCGTACGGCTGGCCCTCGGAGAGCTCGTCAACGAAGGGCTCGTTACGCGCACGCCGCGGCGCGGAACCGTGGTCAGAGACCGGCGGCCGCTGCTCATCTATCCCCAACGTGAGCTGGAGCCACAACCTCGTGGGGAACTGCGGGAGGCGTTCGCCTACGCCGTGGCACAGGAAGGCCGCGCGCCAAGCCAGTACATCGAGGTGCTGACCGTGTCTCCGGTCGAGGAGATCGCCAGCAGGCTGGAGTTGGCGGACGGGGAATTGGCGGTGGTGAGACGTCGTCTGCGGTTCGTGGACGGCCAGCCGTACAACACCAACGATTCCTACTTCCCCCGTGATCTGGTTGCCGATTCCGAGATCGCCAGGCCCGGAGACATCGCGCGAGGGGCGAACCGGGTGCTGGAGGAACTGGGTCATGCGCAGGTGCGCGTCGTCGACGACATCTGGGCCCGCATGCCCAACCAAGAGGAGGCGGAGCGCCTCCAACTCGAGCTCGGCACACCAGTCATGGTGTATGTCCGAGTTGGTTTCGACGGGGCCGACATGCCCGTGCGTGTCGCGGTGTCGGTACTGCCCGCCGACAAACATTTGATCAGATACGAGCTCGATCGCCGCTAG
- a CDS encoding GNAT family N-acetyltransferase, which translates to MHTNTLLHPLALRRAEPHDLPGVLTLLADTAEWLYAQGVRQWPRNGFGPERIEPLIEERVLFLLDDELRYLDPDESAPPVATIALDDHADPEFWTPGDDPGAALYIHKLAVARPWSGSGLGDALLDWAAASAFAAGLPWLRLDCAKANPRLQSYYRSRGFHHVRTVDLPHRSSGALFQRPSEDLSTTAFRDLTIAELISA; encoded by the coding sequence ATGCACACAAACACCCTGCTTCATCCGCTCGCGCTCCGCAGGGCGGAACCTCACGACCTTCCCGGCGTCCTGACGCTGCTCGCGGACACCGCCGAGTGGCTCTATGCGCAAGGGGTGCGGCAGTGGCCCCGCAACGGGTTCGGCCCCGAGCGGATCGAGCCGCTCATTGAGGAGCGGGTGCTGTTCCTGCTCGACGACGAGCTTCGATACCTGGACCCCGACGAGTCGGCGCCGCCGGTGGCCACCATTGCCCTCGACGACCACGCCGATCCCGAATTCTGGACTCCCGGCGACGACCCGGGTGCCGCCCTCTACATCCACAAGCTGGCCGTGGCCCGGCCGTGGTCCGGCAGCGGGCTCGGGGACGCCCTCCTCGACTGGGCCGCCGCCTCGGCGTTCGCGGCGGGGCTGCCGTGGCTGCGGCTCGACTGCGCCAAGGCGAACCCGCGCCTGCAGTCGTACTACCGCAGCCGCGGTTTCCACCACGTCCGCACCGTGGACCTGCCCCACCGCTCCTCGGGGGCCCTCTTCCAGCGCCCTTCGGAGGACCTGTCCACGACCGCCTTCCGCGACCTGACGATCGCGGAGCTCATCTCCGCGTAG
- a CDS encoding NADP-dependent oxidoreductase has product MNNDFISREIRLAARPVGVPGPETFELASTRVPRPGEGQIVVRNTWMSVDPYMREWMREEVSYAQPYRIGAPLLGSAVGEVVASRADSVPVGSMVTHFLGWREYALLDAADATVIDTTAAPAEAYLGPLGTTGLTAYATLTRVAPVEPGDVVYVSAAAGAVGSVAGQIARKLGAAQVIGSAGGPVKAKKLVADFGFDAGLDHRAAPIGAQLAEAAPDGIDVYVDNVGGDHLRAAIEALRDHGRIGMVGAISSYNSTEPVPGPDNLFKLAAKNATLRGMLVTSYLGLFPEWIERGAAWIADGSLHYEQTVFDGIDRAPDAFLGVLSGANTGKMLVRLN; this is encoded by the coding sequence ATGAACAACGACTTCATCAGCCGTGAGATCCGGCTGGCCGCCCGTCCGGTGGGCGTGCCGGGCCCGGAGACCTTCGAGCTCGCCTCCACCCGTGTCCCCAGGCCTGGCGAGGGCCAGATCGTCGTCCGCAACACCTGGATGTCGGTGGACCCGTACATGCGGGAGTGGATGAGGGAGGAGGTGTCCTACGCCCAGCCGTACCGGATCGGCGCCCCGCTGCTCGGCTCGGCCGTCGGCGAGGTGGTCGCCTCACGGGCGGACTCCGTCCCGGTGGGCAGCATGGTGACGCACTTCCTGGGCTGGCGTGAGTACGCGCTGCTGGACGCCGCGGACGCGACCGTCATCGACACCACGGCCGCGCCCGCGGAGGCGTACCTGGGGCCGCTGGGCACGACCGGGCTGACCGCTTACGCCACGCTGACCCGGGTCGCCCCGGTCGAGCCCGGCGACGTGGTCTACGTGTCGGCGGCCGCCGGGGCCGTGGGCAGTGTGGCCGGGCAGATCGCCCGCAAGCTCGGGGCCGCCCAGGTGATCGGCTCGGCCGGCGGGCCGGTCAAGGCCAAGAAGCTCGTCGCCGACTTCGGCTTCGACGCCGGGCTCGACCACCGGGCCGCACCGATCGGCGCGCAACTGGCCGAGGCCGCCCCCGACGGCATCGACGTCTACGTCGACAACGTCGGCGGCGACCACCTGCGGGCCGCCATCGAGGCGCTGCGCGACCACGGCCGGATCGGCATGGTCGGCGCGATCTCCTCCTACAACTCCACCGAACCGGTGCCCGGCCCGGACAACCTGTTCAAGCTCGCCGCCAAGAACGCCACGCTCCGCGGGATGCTGGTCACCTCCTACCTCGGCCTCTTCCCCGAGTGGATCGAGCGCGGCGCGGCGTGGATCGCCGACGGCTCCCTCCACTACGAGCAGACTGTCTTCGACGGAATCGACCGCGCCCCGGACGCCTTCCTCGGCGTGTTGAGCGGCGCCAACACCGGCAAGATGCTGGTCCGGCTGAACTGA
- a CDS encoding pyridoxamine 5'-phosphate oxidase family protein, which yields MSTRMSVSEREEFLAGTHIGVLSVADGRAPLLVPIWYGYAPGGDIRISTPSGTRKLELIRDAGHVGFAAQQEAMPYKYVSIDGVVAGYEPTDPGEYREWSIRYLGPEQGERFFASIQDGLGDWVTIRIRPERWRTFDFGKEFA from the coding sequence ATGTCCACGCGCATGAGCGTCAGTGAGCGCGAGGAGTTCCTGGCGGGCACGCACATCGGGGTGCTCAGCGTGGCCGACGGCCGGGCCCCGCTGCTGGTCCCGATCTGGTACGGCTACGCGCCCGGCGGCGACATCCGGATCAGCACGCCGTCCGGCACCCGCAAGCTCGAGCTGATCCGCGACGCGGGTCATGTCGGCTTCGCCGCCCAGCAGGAGGCGATGCCCTACAAATACGTCTCCATCGACGGCGTGGTCGCCGGATACGAGCCCACCGACCCCGGCGAATACCGCGAGTGGTCGATCAGGTACCTCGGTCCGGAGCAAGGAGAGCGGTTCTTCGCCTCCATCCAGGATGGGCTCGGCGATTGGGTGACGATCCGGATTCGCCCTGAACGGTGGCGTACGTTCGATTTCGGGAAGGAGTTCGCCTAG
- a CDS encoding BTAD domain-containing putative transcriptional regulator, whose translation MRFGVLGPLTVWTEDGEPVRIPETKVRALLADLLVREGGPVSADRLVDDLWGDDLPRHPANALQQKVSQLRRVLNEAEPGTRDLVGHGPAGYRLTIEADAVDAGQFAVLVSRAGRTRDPRTRSALLADALALWRGPALADFADAPFAGPAITRLEEARLAALEDRAEARLDLGEHHTVAGELGDLAARHPLRERVQAAYLRALYGAGRQAEALEAYEEVRRRLADELGADPGPQLAALHAAMLRQDPALMPRTEQPARRAVPAPVTEIIGREEETRRIRESLERSRLVTLTGPGGVGKTRLALEVAATWAEEDGVHLVELAELRRFDEETVRTALGVRDDGSSRPLGEVLYGRRLLLVLDNCEHVVEQAAAVVGPLLRQVPGLRVLATSREPLRVSGEAVVVVPPLLPADAARLFTERAAAAGQAADDADAVATICRRLDGIPLALELAASRVPGLGVRELAERLHLRLLGDGPRDAPARQRTLASVIEWSWDLLSGPERTVLARLAVHVGGCTLDAAERTCAGGGVGVSEVMDVLARLVSRSMVVQGDGRYRLLEPIAEYCRERLRDAGELEAARRRHRDYHAALAVRAETHLRGPGQQAWMARLEAEQANLRAALDEAIEHGAAECALTLVNAQAWYWFVTGRLGEARRSIARALAVEPPDAAGAARAEALAWQAGIGLRTGEAGNADRALEDLDDPATRARMRWFLGFARIGVGEQAVGIRHLAEARREFDAVGDRWGMAAALAGLARYAAIGGDLATAGRDGERAAALFAEVGDQWGVLQATEPLGVLAEATGEYPAATRHFTTGLRIAERLGLWSEVSLMSSRLGRIALLTGDHERADELHERARRRAVEQSDKSMEEFARIGLGLSARRRGSLDEAEDYFRTGLEWMRRIGGGGPEALLLAELGFLAEQRGDARAASDLHSRSLDVARAEDDARGEAHALEGLAGARVLAGDPVGAARLLEAARELRERAGVPLPPAERFDVDRISVAVRKALASTKGQIPI comes from the coding sequence GTGCGTTTCGGGGTGCTGGGGCCGCTGACGGTCTGGACGGAAGACGGTGAGCCGGTCCGCATTCCGGAGACGAAGGTCCGCGCCCTCCTGGCCGATCTGCTGGTCCGGGAGGGCGGCCCGGTCTCCGCCGACCGGCTCGTCGACGACCTGTGGGGCGACGACCTGCCGCGCCATCCGGCCAACGCGCTCCAGCAAAAGGTCTCCCAGCTGCGGCGGGTCCTGAACGAGGCGGAGCCGGGCACGCGTGACCTCGTCGGCCACGGGCCCGCGGGCTACCGGCTCACGATCGAGGCCGACGCGGTCGACGCCGGGCAGTTCGCGGTCCTGGTCTCCCGCGCGGGCCGCACGCGAGATCCCCGTACGAGGTCCGCCCTGCTCGCCGACGCCCTCGCTCTGTGGCGAGGGCCGGCGCTGGCGGACTTCGCCGACGCCCCTTTCGCCGGGCCGGCGATCACGCGGCTGGAGGAGGCCCGCCTGGCCGCGCTGGAGGATCGGGCGGAGGCGCGCCTCGACCTCGGTGAGCACCACACGGTCGCCGGGGAGCTGGGCGACCTCGCCGCCCGGCACCCGCTGCGCGAGCGGGTGCAGGCCGCGTACCTCCGGGCGTTGTACGGCGCGGGCCGGCAAGCCGAGGCCCTGGAGGCGTACGAGGAGGTCCGCCGCCGCCTCGCCGACGAACTCGGCGCCGATCCCGGCCCGCAGCTGGCCGCCCTGCACGCGGCGATGTTGCGGCAGGATCCCGCGCTGATGCCCCGTACGGAACAACCGGCACGCCGTGCCGTGCCCGCGCCCGTCACGGAGATCATCGGCCGTGAGGAGGAGACCCGCCGGATCCGCGAATCCCTGGAGCGCTCACGGCTGGTCACCCTGACCGGACCCGGTGGTGTCGGCAAGACCCGGCTGGCACTGGAGGTCGCGGCCACCTGGGCGGAGGAGGACGGCGTCCACCTCGTCGAACTCGCCGAGCTGCGCCGGTTCGACGAGGAAACCGTACGAACCGCGCTGGGCGTCCGGGACGACGGCTCGTCCCGCCCGCTCGGTGAGGTGCTGTACGGCAGGCGGCTGCTGCTGGTCCTGGACAACTGTGAGCACGTGGTCGAGCAGGCCGCCGCGGTCGTGGGCCCGCTGCTGCGTCAGGTGCCCGGCCTGCGCGTGCTGGCCACGAGCCGGGAGCCGCTGCGGGTGTCAGGGGAGGCGGTGGTCGTGGTGCCGCCGCTGCTCCCCGCCGATGCCGCGCGCCTGTTCACCGAGCGGGCCGCGGCAGCCGGACAGGCCGCCGACGACGCCGACGCGGTGGCCACGATCTGCCGCAGGCTGGACGGCATCCCGCTCGCACTGGAGCTGGCCGCGTCCCGGGTGCCCGGGCTGGGCGTGCGCGAGCTTGCCGAGCGGCTGCACCTGCGGTTGCTCGGCGACGGCCCCAGGGACGCGCCGGCCCGCCAGCGCACGCTTGCCTCCGTGATCGAGTGGAGCTGGGACCTGCTGAGCGGGCCGGAGCGGACGGTGCTCGCCCGGCTCGCCGTGCACGTCGGCGGCTGCACGCTCGACGCGGCGGAGCGCACCTGCGCCGGAGGCGGTGTCGGCGTCTCGGAGGTCATGGACGTCCTCGCCCGGCTCGTCTCCCGGTCCATGGTCGTTCAGGGGGACGGGCGTTACCGGCTGCTGGAGCCGATCGCCGAGTACTGCCGTGAACGGCTCAGGGACGCCGGGGAACTGGAGGCGGCGCGGCGGCGGCACCGCGACTACCACGCCGCGCTCGCCGTACGAGCCGAGACCCACCTCCGCGGTCCCGGCCAGCAGGCGTGGATGGCCCGGCTGGAGGCGGAACAGGCCAACCTCCGTGCGGCGCTGGACGAGGCGATCGAGCACGGCGCGGCAGAATGTGCCTTGACCTTGGTCAACGCCCAGGCCTGGTATTGGTTCGTGACCGGACGGCTGGGTGAGGCACGCCGGTCGATCGCCAGGGCCCTGGCGGTGGAGCCGCCGGATGCGGCAGGAGCGGCGCGGGCGGAGGCGCTGGCCTGGCAGGCCGGCATCGGCCTGCGCACCGGTGAGGCCGGGAACGCCGACCGCGCGCTGGAGGACCTGGACGACCCCGCCACGCGGGCCCGGATGCGGTGGTTTCTTGGGTTCGCCCGGATCGGCGTGGGAGAGCAGGCGGTGGGGATCCGCCACCTGGCCGAGGCGCGGCGCGAGTTCGACGCCGTCGGGGATCGGTGGGGGATGGCCGCAGCCCTGGCCGGGCTGGCCCGATACGCCGCGATCGGCGGCGACCTCGCGACCGCCGGACGCGACGGCGAGCGGGCCGCCGCGCTCTTCGCCGAGGTGGGGGACCAGTGGGGAGTGCTGCAGGCCACCGAGCCCTTGGGCGTGCTGGCCGAGGCCACGGGCGAATACCCAGCGGCGACCCGCCACTTCACGACGGGACTCCGGATCGCCGAACGCCTCGGGTTGTGGTCGGAGGTGTCCCTGATGTCCTCGCGGCTGGGCAGGATCGCCCTCCTCACCGGCGACCACGAGCGCGCCGACGAACTCCACGAACGCGCTCGGCGGCGCGCGGTCGAGCAGTCCGACAAGTCCATGGAGGAGTTCGCCAGGATCGGCCTCGGGCTGTCCGCCCGCAGGAGGGGAAGCCTGGACGAGGCGGAGGACTACTTCCGCACCGGCCTGGAGTGGATGCGCCGGATCGGCGGAGGCGGGCCGGAGGCGCTGCTCCTGGCCGAGCTCGGCTTCCTCGCCGAGCAGCGGGGGGATGCCCGGGCCGCGTCCGATCTCCATTCACGGAGCCTGGACGTGGCCCGCGCGGAGGACGATGCCAGGGGCGAGGCTCACGCGCTGGAGGGGCTGGCGGGCGCGCGGGTGCTCGCCGGGGATCCCGTCGGCGCCGCCCGGCTCCTGGAGGCGGCGCGGGAGCTTCGCGAGCGGGCAGGCGTCCCGCTCCCACCGGCCGAGCGCTTCGACGTGGACCGCATCAGCGTGGCGGTGCGGAAAGCACTTGCCAGCACAAAGGGGCAGATCCCCATATAA
- a CDS encoding copper homeostasis protein CutC encodes MTGSLLEVIALNVRDAVAAEQGGADRLEVVADMAADGLTPSPETVAAIAAECPLPQMVMLRCDANFVADPDVLVRLSRDAKALAQAGAAGFVFGFLDGAGAVDLAATEALIHAVSPLPWTFHRAVDHAADIQASWRAVRLLPNLATVLTSGSPVGVGDGLPVLKTRAEAGDGSIILAGGGLRPAHVPVLLDYGIRAFHVGSAVRASWSDPVEWRLVRQWRALVERD; translated from the coding sequence ATGACCGGATCCCTGCTCGAGGTGATTGCGCTCAATGTGCGCGACGCCGTGGCCGCCGAACAGGGCGGAGCCGACCGGCTGGAGGTCGTCGCCGACATGGCGGCCGACGGGCTGACCCCCTCCCCGGAGACGGTGGCCGCGATCGCCGCGGAATGTCCCCTGCCCCAGATGGTGATGCTCCGCTGCGACGCCAACTTCGTCGCCGACCCCGACGTCTTAGTGCGGCTGAGCCGCGACGCCAAGGCGCTGGCACAGGCGGGGGCGGCCGGTTTCGTGTTCGGGTTCCTCGACGGCGCCGGAGCCGTCGACCTCGCGGCCACCGAGGCGCTCATCCACGCCGTCTCCCCCTTGCCGTGGACCTTCCACCGGGCCGTCGACCACGCGGCCGACATCCAGGCGTCGTGGCGCGCCGTGCGCCTGCTGCCCAACCTCGCGACCGTGCTCACGTCCGGATCCCCAGTCGGCGTGGGCGACGGCCTGCCGGTGTTGAAAACCCGCGCGGAGGCGGGTGACGGCTCGATCATCCTGGCCGGCGGCGGCCTGCGGCCGGCACACGTGCCCGTGCTGCTCGACTACGGCATCAGGGCCTTCCACGTGGGGTCCGCGGTCCGCGCGAGCTGGTCGGACCCGGTCGAGTGGCGCCTGGTACGCCAATGGCGGGCCCTGGTCGAACGCGACTGA
- a CDS encoding DUF6986 family protein: MPVVPEPPGGFAEAYRAQQARYPQLSAAPGWQPVHTVYVPADRFSARTVDEWRDHALSLVKAHLGGPGELVEVFGVPRGPAAAVHEKVLAKLTHEPIEDLRVDFEDGYGVRPDEVEDGHVEQAAEAVAALHAAGALPRRWGPRVKSFADGDPGRSVRTLGGFVTGVVERVGELPAGFTVTFPKVLMEDYLPQFAGVLERLEAGLDVRLRFEMQVEAPQTLPFLRAELAESLGGRLAAAHFGVFDYTAALGLPPHEQRLDHPACDHARHVMQTAFAGTGVELSDGSLAASPASDRAVDVHALWLRHAELVRHSLRHGFYQGWDMHPSHLVSRFATVYAFHLAHYDSYRERVSAWEEQREAGGGVMDEPATIRTLAAALRRADAALP; encoded by the coding sequence GTGCCTGTCGTCCCTGAGCCCCCGGGCGGGTTCGCCGAGGCCTACCGCGCCCAGCAGGCCCGTTACCCGCAGCTGAGCGCCGCTCCCGGGTGGCAGCCGGTCCACACCGTCTATGTGCCGGCCGACCGGTTCTCCGCGCGCACCGTCGATGAGTGGCGCGATCACGCGTTGTCCCTGGTAAAGGCCCATCTCGGCGGCCCCGGCGAGCTGGTCGAGGTCTTCGGCGTGCCTCGCGGACCGGCCGCGGCCGTACACGAGAAGGTGCTGGCCAAGCTCACCCACGAGCCGATCGAGGACCTGCGCGTCGACTTCGAGGACGGCTACGGCGTGCGACCGGACGAGGTCGAGGACGGCCACGTGGAGCAGGCCGCCGAGGCGGTGGCCGCGCTGCACGCCGCCGGGGCGCTGCCGCGGCGGTGGGGGCCGCGGGTGAAGTCGTTCGCGGACGGGGACCCCGGGCGGTCGGTGCGGACGCTCGGCGGGTTCGTCACCGGGGTGGTCGAGCGGGTCGGCGAGCTGCCGGCCGGGTTCACGGTGACGTTCCCGAAGGTGCTCATGGAGGACTATCTGCCGCAGTTCGCGGGCGTGCTGGAGCGGCTGGAGGCCGGCCTGGACGTCCGGCTGCGGTTCGAGATGCAGGTGGAGGCGCCGCAGACGCTGCCCTTCCTGCGTGCCGAGCTGGCCGAGTCGCTCGGCGGGCGGCTGGCGGCGGCGCACTTCGGGGTGTTCGACTACACGGCCGCGCTCGGGCTGCCGCCGCACGAGCAGCGGCTGGACCATCCTGCCTGCGACCACGCCCGGCACGTCATGCAGACGGCGTTCGCCGGCACCGGCGTGGAGCTCTCGGACGGCTCGCTCGCCGCCTCACCTGCCTCCGACCGCGCCGTCGACGTGCACGCCTTGTGGCTGCGGCACGCCGAGCTGGTGCGCCACTCGTTGCGGCACGGCTTCTACCAAGGATGGGACATGCACCCGTCGCACCTGGTGAGCCGCTTCGCCACTGTTTACGCCTTCCACCTGGCCCACTACGACTCCTACCGGGAGCGGGTGAGCGCGTGGGAGGAGCAGCGAGAGGCCGGGGGCGGCGTCATGGACGAGCCGGCCACGATTCGCACGCTCGCCGCCGCCCTCCGCCGCGCCGACGCCGCCCTCCCGTAG